The genomic segment CAATTAATCCTTAAACTCTTACTAtcattaacttaaaaataatttaaaaactgtTGATTCAAAAAAATCTATTCGAGATAAACTGCGAAATCTCAAGTCTATTTGCAAGGCATAAAATTTAGGATCATTGCATACTATTTTcccttataaaataaaactagttTTGTTTATCATTAGTAACTTAATCCCATGTATTAGGGTTCATTATATAAAAAGAGTAAAAGTCTGCTGACTggttaaaactaaaacaaagtTCAAGGAATCTAAATTTGCAAAAAGTATAGTTTAGGATGGTTACGagttcttttctcttatttttctaacttatttctaatttcgttttcttttcGTACTACAGCATTAAAGGATGCCATGTACATTCCTACATTTACTAAtctataaagaaaaaaactaataaataaagcTGCAGCAAAAATACACACAATCAACTCTCTACACAGGAACAGCATTATTCTCAATCCTGCACATTGATCGAGATAGAGTTGAGGAATATTCTTTTACATTTCCTCGGAAAGAATTTTAGCATTATAACCCCCGCCCTCCTCTTTTCACAGCTACCCAATCCCTAGGAAAGATTTCTAGAATTGCAACTTTCGGAAAAATCCACCAAAGTAATTGTCAGTTCTACTTGGCTTAACATATTTGAGCCTTATCAAAATGAGCTTGTAAAAACTAGCAACCTCCAAACATTGAAGACTATTTTTATATCACATACAATAGAGCCACGATGAGATTTCTTACCTTCATCCGGCGTTCTCGCAGAGCAAGTAAACCAGCTTCAGTACATATTGCCTTTATATCAGCTCCAGAGAATTCATCTTTAGTCATAACAAATTCTTCCAAGTTGACATCATCAGCTAATGTCATCCTCGATGTGTGtatcttaatttaaaagtatGAAAACTTTAGGTATGGTTGAACATAGCATGCATATTAAGATATCACACAGATTCCAAAGAACAACATTGTGTGAATTTGGTTTAGTTTATTTAggaaaataattgtttttttaaatagcTTCCTAAGACACATTTCAGGAAAAAAATATAGTGACCATTTATCTAAGCTTTAAAAAGGTAATTCTGTAAAATATAGCTTTTTCAGATCATTTTGCAACTActgaattttttattagaacATTGACTGCTTCTCGTAATTTATTTGTACCGAAACATATTACATATTTAGTTCATGCAGAAAAGGAATAATACAgcatttctttaatattttacctTTTCAAAAAAATGACACAATTATTATGACTTTTTAAACAcatattgtaattaaaaaacaaaaaacaaagagcACAGATGGACCAGGATAAAGCATTACCAAAAACATAGTGTGTGTATTGCCTCACAAAATTAATCATGCCTACCTGAAAAATACGTCTCCTAGTTTTGATATCAGGAAGAGGAAATTCTATCTTCCTGTCAATTCGACCAGGTCGCAGCAAAGCTGGATCAAGACTTTCAATTCTATTGGTTGCCAGAATCACTTTTACATCTCCTCTTGAATCAAAACCATCTAACTGGTTCAACAACTCTAACATGGTCCTTTGGATTTCACGTTCTCCACCTGAGTGAGCATCATACCTGTAAAAACATGTATACTGGTAAGCTAATGAATATAGGAAAAGAATCCTAGGAGCTCATGGAGTGATTCAATGCATCACTCTTCCACCTCCACCCTATCATGGCTGTTGAAGTTGGGGTTTAAATTACCTTTTTGTACCAACAGCATCAATTTCATCAATGAATACAATAGAAGGAGAAAGATCATCAGCAACTCTGAAAAGTTCCCTCACAAGTTTTGGGCCATCTCCCAAATATTTTTGTATCAATTCACTGCCAACAACACGTAAGAATGTAGCTGATGTTGAGTTTGCCACAGCCTGAATACACAAAAGGCATTGtcttattaaaagaaatagcATTACAGGCAATCATGCATTAGTAGACGCAGGTCACTAATGCCTATAAGTGTCCAGGTCAAGTTTTGTTTTAAGAGATCAAAGAATATATACACTCTAGGATTATTGAATAAAAGTAACTTGTCAGTTGCTTCTTTCCATACAAATAGTTCCATTCATTCCTAAAAGAGTCTATATATTTCTAATTCAATATTACAGTATTTTCTACAAAAACCAGAAAGATTAAACAACTTTGACATGGGATTTTGCATACAGCTTTAAAATCTTATAGTAATCAATACACTCAATTGCATGGCAGTGAAAAACACATGGAATGGAAGTATTTAAAAGCTAACACATAAGAGTGAACACGGGATGAAAACACCTTGTAGCATAAGTCTTCAATATCATCAATACAGTAGACTGGTCATAATTAGTGTCAGTTGTGCATGCAGGTATTTCAAATCCAACAGAAATTTTCATTGTGACATCCAATAACCATTTCTTTATGCCATTCAGTAACTCCTGCAAAGCATGACAGTAATCTTGGCCTGGACATAAAGGATTTAAAGGAAGACAAATTGTCAGGCCTAGGTGCAAAACAAAGCCACCCTACGAAAGGTATATTTAGCTGAGCTAGCCATCATTCTAGGGAAGCAAAGGGGAGTGCGGAAGGCAGGTGTGAAGCATTAGATTTTAGTGGCAGTGAAAAGTCTCTAACAGGAGACTTGATCTGGTAGGAGACTTACAACTGTCTGGTTTTCTGAATTCCAATAATACAATGAATATCAGTTATTCTGTGTTTGCATTCTCTTTTTCCTACTGGTGATCATCAAAGCCACAAACAATCGCTAGCAAACAACTAGAGAATCCCTGAAAGTACCATTTAAACAAGGCAGACACAGACTATAATTTTCACGCAGTATAAACAAGAGAATGACACAATCCCTTTATGTCCATATACATAAACAAAGTATCCAAAACTAAATAGCATTAACTTATCATGGAGCATTCTCAGCAACTTCAGCTTAAGGAGGCATTTGGTACTCTGAATCTTTTATTCACCACAAAATCAGTTTCCTGGAAATGAATTCCCAGAAATAGGATTCCCaggaaattttataaaatatattttattattattgaacttTTCTGGGAATAGTATGTTTATTACCAATGACTATGAGAAAGTTCAGTAACTTTTTAGACAACCATCACAGGAAAGTTTTACTCCCATTTATTGACAAATTAAGGTGCCCAATAATCTTTTATGCCttgcaaatatttttattctcttctacCAAACATGGTAAACTTTTATTTGAATGTCACTTTCCCAAGAGTGTTAAAATATTCCTTAAATCAAAACACCACCTCAATATAAAGGTAGTGAAAAGGAGAAAATAAGAGACAGAAAGGAAAATGCCAAAACTCCATTAGAAAATCCCTACAAGAAGCAAAGGTTAATGCAAACCTTTGCAAGTAAGGTCTTCCCAGTTCCAGGTTCTCCGTATAATATGACTCCCTTAGGAGGTTTAATACCAATGTCTTCATATAGTTCAGGATGCGTCAGGGGTAGCTCAACTGCTTCCTTAATTTCCTGTATCTGAGCATCTAAACCACCAATGTCAGCATAAGATTCCAGAGGAGCCTTCTCAACCTTCATTACAGAGACCATAGGATCAACTTCATCTTGAAGAAGCCCAACAACAGAGAGAACctgataaaaaaacacaaaaacaaaatcattaaacCACCACCATCTAACCACCTGAACCACACCAAGATCCTTGATCAATTCAAATAACGAAACAATAATCATGTCCAAATCAAAGATCACGTTATGcttcaaaagaatatttaaacCGCAACTTCTCCTACTCTCTTATCAGCTTCGGATGCTCCCAAATCACACAAATTAAACTCATTACTTGAGGAAAGATAGGACTGCTCTTTACTTATACGCTGTGTAAATATCAAACAATTTATGACTCCTATTCACAAACTATCTACTCCAACATCCTACAGTCAACAGCctcatacacacacatacaaaaaCTTGAACAATCTAAGGACACATATTCCATGACTTCCTATTTAAGTCCAttgaaataacataaatataagatttaaaaaataggTCCGCGAGTGCAATCTTGGCTACAAAATTGAGGCTTTTGGGATCTCAGTGACCGCCATCGTGGCCACATAAGCCCCTTTTGTCTGCAATTCCCAACAATACCatgaaaaaacaacaaaacctAGCCTGGAAATAAAAGCTTCACAGAAGAAAATTGTTTGTTCACAAAGTTACTATAACCTTCACGCACGCAGACGAACTAGAGATTCTTATCGATCACAAAATCAAACCCTAGGCAACGAGCTTCCAATAATTTCACACATTTCATTTCCACAATGAAACCGAAAAAGCGTAAAGCGAGTAAAATAAAACCTTATTATGCATCAAAATAGCACAACCAGGCTCCAACTGATCCTTATCGACGAAAGACAAGATTCCGACGTAGTACTCCGGACCAACGGAGGAGGAAACAATGGCGTGGTTCTCGTCGATGAGTTCTTCGAGATTACCGACGCTCATGGGAGAGCCTCGAAGATCGTCGACCTTGGATCTGTCTTCCTCCGCCTTCTCCTCCTGAGGCTTGAGGCGCTCCTGATTCGCCACGAACTCCTCCTCCATCAGAAGGTAGTCTTTGATTCGCTCCAGCTTCAGTAGCCTCAGCTTGCACTTCGTCACCGGAGTCACCGTAGGCAGACGCGCCGCCGCCTCCGGACCCTTTTGCTTCCGCTGTTTCCGCCCGACGCGGGTCGGCGGCGCCGCGGGCTcaaacttcttctccttcttgtcGCCGCCATCCGGCTTCCGGTCGCCCTGCCGGTTCATTCCGCCCGGAGTTCCCTGACCCATGGAttccaaaattcaaaagatgAAGAAAGCGTACACACACCACAACGAGGGTTCACTGGGAGTCACCAATAGAGAAGCTCAAAATTGGGTGATGTGATATACTGTAGTcttctgtaaaaaaaaaaattagcatgGTAAATTACttgcatttaaaatatatatgattaatttttttgtgttaaatatTTCGGACAAGGTGTTGAGATTCTGCTAAAATATGTCTTAAAAGATTATGAGCTTTTGTTATAGATATTTGTTAAAGCTACTCTCACGTTCAAGTACTTTATAATAAAGATgagtaattataatttaatttttctattttttttgttacatatatatttataaatattataataagtttattattAAGTTTGACTAGTTAATTACCATTAAATGACTTTATTCTTGTTAATTGTCAATTAATGACTATTATTCTCATTAACTCTCCATGAATTGCCCAGTCCTTGGCTGCAAagaaataagatattttatctataataaaaaaatagttaatctcaaaatataattaaaaattaaacataaagataagataaaagtaatatatttaacattgtcaaataatatatttaacattatcGTCTTAAGCTAGTGTATCCAAATCATATCAATCAAGATtgttattaatgtaattaaaaaagatttaggaaaaatatctattttttcactaaattaacaccaaattgttaatgatttacGAAGACGAAATACCAACTTAGAAGAATCCATTAAACAACAAATATGAGAAGTTGTTCTATGTAAATATCTTATTACAAATCGTTGTTGAGGAATGCATTATTTACATGTAGTTCATAAAGAGTGCAAAAAAGGGTCGACGAACAACTAACCGTAGTTGTAGAGAATAATATTGGACAATAATGACTACCACGAAAGTTCAAGTATTTAATAAAGAAGATTATCATCAGTAATGGATGACAACCAACAGTAGCGGACAACGACAAACTATAGAGACTAGATTGTCATTAGTAATTGTTGTAGGTTAGATTGCCACCAAGAACGGATGATGGCCTGTAATGGCTTACAATGATAAACTGTAGGGACTATATTGGATGAGCTTTTAAGCAtatagatggtggttgctcatattTGTTTTGGATAGATGATTGGTTTtgattgtgatcaatattcttggcatttTGTTTGATAGATTTTGGAACCCTGAGTTAACTTGTGAGACGTTGTGCCCTAGATTTCTTGTTGAATGCTATCACTTTGGTATCATAATTGATTTTGCCTGAATTTCTCTGTTTGAATCATTTGCTTGTTTGttacatatgatcaaggtcatcttATTCTTctacctcttctacatttttgaGCCCAAAAGCCAATGCAAAACCTTtgaaccaaaaagaaaaactttctcattc from the Vigna angularis cultivar LongXiaoDou No.4 chromosome 3, ASM1680809v1, whole genome shotgun sequence genome contains:
- the LOC108323373 gene encoding 26S proteasome regulatory subunit 4 homolog A gives rise to the protein MGQGTPGGMNRQGDRKPDGGDKKEKKFEPAAPPTRVGRKQRKQKGPEAAARLPTVTPVTKCKLRLLKLERIKDYLLMEEEFVANQERLKPQEEKAEEDRSKVDDLRGSPMSVGNLEELIDENHAIVSSSVGPEYYVGILSFVDKDQLEPGCAILMHNKVLSVVGLLQDEVDPMVSVMKVEKAPLESYADIGGLDAQIQEIKEAVELPLTHPELYEDIGIKPPKGVILYGEPGTGKTLLAKAVANSTSATFLRVVGSELIQKYLGDGPKLVRELFRVADDLSPSIVFIDEIDAVGTKRYDAHSGGEREIQRTMLELLNQLDGFDSRGDVKVILATNRIESLDPALLRPGRIDRKIEFPLPDIKTRRRIFQIHTSRMTLADDVNLEEFVMTKDEFSGADIKAICTEAGLLALRERRMKVTHADFKKAKDKVMFKKKEGVPEGLYM